CTTTTGATTAGAAATATAAATTCATGAAAATACGATGCCCTTGGGTAAATGATGATCCATTGATGATGGAATATCATGACAATGAATGGGGAGTTCCCATTCATAATGACAATCTTCTCTTCGAATTCTTGGTATTAGAATGTGCACAGGCAGGTTTAAGTTGGAGTACTATACTTAAAAAAAGGGAAGATTATAGATTGGCTTTTGATAATTTCAATCCAGAAAAGGTGGCGGAATATAGCAGCAAAAAAATTAATGAACTGGAAAATAATACATGCATAGTTCGTAATCGTCTCAAGATCCGTTCTGCAGTGATTAATGCAAGATTAATTCTTGACATTCAAAAAGAGTTTGGAAGTTTCGATAAATATATGTGGAACTTTGTTGGAGGGAAAACAATTCAAAATCATTGGAAAACAATGAGAGATATACCTTCATCAACATTAGAATCGGAACAAATGGGTTTAGATATGAAAAAAAAGGGTTTCAAATTTGTTGGCCCCACAATCTGTTATGCATTTATGCAAGCTGTAGGAATGGTAAACGATCATGTTGTGGATTGTTTCAGGCATTCTGAGTTGAACCAAAGTTAAATTGGGATGATCTTAATGAAACTTAAAAGATCATTTTACATACAGGATACAATAGTTGTAGCTAAAGGACTATTAGGCTGTTTTTTAGTCCATAGAACTCTTGAAGGAATAACAAAGGGCAAAATTGTAGAAATAGAAGCTTATATGGGTCCAAATGATAAGGGAGCCCATTCTTATGGAGGTAGGCATGCCCCCCGTATGGATCCTCTTTACAATACTGGAGGATATGCATATATTTTCCAACTACATGGGCATAATTACTGTTTTAATGTTGTAACTCAAAAAACAGGAATTCCACAAGCTGTACTTATACGAGGTTTGGAACCTATTCAAGGTTTGGATTTAATGGCAAAACGTAGGAATATTGATATATCAACAGGTTTGAGAAGTAAATTTAAGAATTTGACTAATGGACCTTCAAAATTATGTCAGGCAATGGATATTGATACTTCACTTAACGGAATAGATTTATGTGGAGATGAACTCTTTATTACATCAGGAAAGACTTTCAATGATGATGAAATCTTGAGTGCTCCAAGGGTAAATATTGATTATGCAGAAGAATATAAGGATAAACAATGGCGATTTTTTTTAAAAAAAAATGAATTTGTAAGTAAATACCCTAAAATATGACATTATCAAATAATTTATGATCAAATGAGGAATAGATCTGGATCTAAAGAAAATTTATACAATTCATGATATACTCTACTTAAAATTATCAAATAAAAATTTTTCCACTAACCTTATTAATCTTGCAAATCTAAAAAAATTATTAAAATAGAGTTAAAGGGGATTGAAATTGTTAAAACGTAAACATGTTTTTCTTGATGACCAAGCAAAAATCAATAGAGTTGAGAATAAACTAAAAAAATATGAAAAATTCAAGCCTTACGAACAAAAAACAGTCGAAGAAGACTTTCGTTTACATGAAAAACTGGCACAGCTCAGTATAGTTGCAAGTAACTTCATGATGACTGGGCATAGCCCAACCATGGTAATGACTAAAAGGGAAGAAGGAGACGAAGTGTTATTACCAGTAGGTGGAGGCCAAAAAGATAGGGCTCGAGAAATTATATCCAAAATTGATTTCAGAAAACTTTATCGTGGAGGAAAGGGTAGAAAAACAGACCCAATCATGATTATAACAGCCATTTGTATGTATGTTATGAGACAGGATAACCCTCGAAGAGGCGACATAAAATATTCAAATGATTTTATTAGGAATGTGGGAGTAACCAAGGACATATATAAACACATTAGCGAAAAACTCGACTCTTACATAAACTCTGGAAATCTGATAAGTAGCTCTATATAGTGATAGCAAAAATAAATGACTATTTTTATAGATAGCTTTTCTGAATTATTTTTATTAAATTTTATCAACCTATAAATTTCTTCTATTGTTCAGGGT
This sequence is a window from Methanobacterium sp. SMA-27. Protein-coding genes within it:
- a CDS encoding DNA-3-methyladenine glycosylase I: MKIRCPWVNDDPLMMEYHDNEWGVPIHNDNLLFEFLVLECAQAGLSWSTILKKREDYRLAFDNFNPEKVAEYSSKKINELENNTCIVRNRLKIRSAVINARLILDIQKEFGSFDKYMWNFVGGKTIQNHWKTMRDIPSSTLESEQMGLDMKKKGFKFVGPTICYAFMQAVGMVNDHVVDCFRHSELNQS
- a CDS encoding DNA-3-methyladenine glycosylase; its protein translation is MKLKRSFYIQDTIVVAKGLLGCFLVHRTLEGITKGKIVEIEAYMGPNDKGAHSYGGRHAPRMDPLYNTGGYAYIFQLHGHNYCFNVVTQKTGIPQAVLIRGLEPIQGLDLMAKRRNIDISTGLRSKFKNLTNGPSKLCQAMDIDTSLNGIDLCGDELFITSGKTFNDDEILSAPRVNIDYAEEYKDKQWRFFLKKNEFVSKYPKI